In bacterium, the following proteins share a genomic window:
- a CDS encoding CHAT domain-containing protein, whose translation EAIDMYKKALVIIEKNLGSDNDDVARILSNIGIAFKDKGNYDQSLEYRGKALKIRSNVFGHESLQVGQTYAGIAVDYFLKEDYSSAIKYYEESLRIKKKFLRDDHPEIAAGYFNLGMVYNRIQNNELALSHYYNALYKYQKTYNGTHIDIAKSFDNIGRIFLEEGQPDSALNYYRKGLAIWTQLIGKSHYYMGFAYRNLGDVFLNKKKYEEALESYNRSLKVNLENFGLHHPQTAESYQRLGALYNEWGRKDLALKNYQLSLQSVCPAFKNENVLINPVLNRILDENILLRGLSEKAEIFSRSVETMESAGETYLVCADVIDLIKRNFKTEDSKIDYGEQVLKIYESGIAVNYHLYQRRHDTKYLFSAFRLIEKSKSYVLFEALADSKAKLFSGVPDSLLEYERKLKTNIANYQKRIYQEEQKGRQKDSTAIAKYAQRIFGFERQYDDYVDHLKDKYPGYYKIKFEPSLISVYSVQSAIDSETVVLDYFSGQNSLYMISVSKDTVQFRSLGLSMLIEDKTLKMKSAIASKNKKDYIELASDLYNLLLMPELTDTVKYKKLIVIPDGILNYLPFEALLTLPPSVDSNYSSLSYLVKKYQVSYGVSAGLLFDRVGKSIPIPSDGVGYSPVNF comes from the coding sequence ATGAAGCGATCGATATGTACAAAAAGGCATTAGTGATTATAGAAAAAAATCTTGGCAGTGACAATGATGACGTGGCGAGGATCCTATCTAATATAGGGATAGCTTTTAAAGATAAAGGGAATTATGATCAGTCTTTAGAGTATCGAGGAAAAGCACTAAAAATTAGATCAAATGTATTCGGTCACGAGAGCCTGCAGGTTGGACAAACTTATGCTGGAATAGCTGTAGATTACTTTTTAAAAGAAGACTATTCAAGTGCAATAAAATATTATGAGGAATCTCTTCGAATAAAAAAGAAATTCTTACGTGACGACCATCCAGAAATTGCAGCAGGATATTTCAATTTGGGGATGGTGTATAATCGTATACAAAATAATGAACTAGCGTTAAGCCATTACTATAATGCATTGTATAAATATCAAAAAACCTATAATGGAACTCATATTGATATTGCCAAATCATTTGACAACATTGGCCGAATTTTTCTTGAAGAGGGACAACCTGATTCTGCATTGAATTATTATCGAAAAGGATTAGCCATTTGGACTCAATTGATTGGGAAAAGTCATTACTATATGGGGTTTGCATATCGCAATCTGGGCGACGTTTTTTTGAATAAAAAAAAGTATGAGGAAGCGTTAGAAAGCTATAATCGGTCACTCAAAGTAAACTTAGAGAATTTTGGATTGCATCATCCTCAAACGGCTGAATCTTACCAACGATTGGGCGCTTTGTATAATGAGTGGGGAAGGAAAGATTTGGCGTTAAAAAATTATCAATTGTCATTACAATCTGTATGTCCGGCTTTTAAAAACGAAAATGTTTTAATCAATCCGGTTTTAAATCGTATTTTAGATGAAAATATACTGTTGCGAGGATTGTCTGAAAAAGCAGAAATTTTCTCTAGATCAGTTGAAACAATGGAATCAGCCGGAGAGACTTATTTGGTTTGCGCAGACGTGATTGACCTTATAAAAAGAAACTTCAAAACTGAAGATTCCAAAATCGATTACGGTGAACAGGTTTTGAAAATCTATGAAAGCGGTATTGCCGTCAATTATCATTTATATCAACGCCGTCATGATACAAAATATCTGTTTTCCGCGTTTCGATTGATCGAAAAAAGCAAATCTTACGTACTATTTGAAGCTTTGGCTGATTCCAAAGCCAAACTTTTTTCAGGCGTTCCGGATAGTCTGTTAGAATACGAACGCAAGCTTAAGACCAATATCGCCAATTACCAAAAACGCATTTATCAAGAAGAACAAAAGGGAAGACAAAAAGATTCTACGGCTATCGCAAAATATGCACAAAGAATATTTGGGTTTGAACGCCAGTATGATGATTATGTCGATCATTTAAAAGATAAATATCCCGGTTACTATAAAATAAAATTTGAACCGTCATTGATTTCGGTCTATTCAGTGCAGTCAGCTATCGACTCTGAGACGGTAGTATTGGATTATTTTTCCGGTCAGAATTCATTGTATATGATTTCTGTGAGCAAGGACACCGTGCAATTCAGATCCTTGGGTTTAAGTATGTTGATTGAAGATAAGACACTTAAAATGAAATCGGCGATAGCCTCAAAAAATAAAAAAGATTACATCGAACTGGCTTCTGATCTTTATAATCTATTGCTCATGCCTGAATTGACCGATACCGTAAAATATAAAAAGTTAATTGTTATTCCTGATGGAATTTTAAATTATCTCCCTTTTGAAGCGCTACTGACTTTACCTCCGTCAGTTGATTCAAATTATTCAAGTTTATCATATTTGGTAAAAAAATATCAGGTTAGTTACGGCGTATCGGCCGGATTGCTTTTTGATCGTGTAGGCAAGTCAATACCGATACCGAGTGACGGGGTGGGGTATTCTCCGGTAAATTTCTGA
- a CDS encoding CHAT domain-containing protein, with amino-acid sequence MKFFVFISCIILPLSVKAQDSDVFERADSVYEGLRPLPWSEKELDAISEVIAGKFYKFSEATEERFKSEAPKHRIIHLATHTIIDDKEPLYSKLVFAKSPNDKEDGLLHTYELYNMQLNADLAVLSACNTGSGKLVRGEGVMSLARGFFYAGCPSIVMSLWAIDDRSTSVLMHNFYERLSEGLSKDEALREAKLAMINSGDPVMSNPYYWAGFVAIGDTHPIQIEKPSQMYWVFVVPSVVILAGFFIVFRKKFIQKTL; translated from the coding sequence ATGAAATTCTTCGTTTTCATCAGTTGTATAATATTGCCTTTGAGCGTTAAAGCGCAGGATTCTGATGTTTTTGAAAGAGCAGATTCCGTATACGAGGGATTGCGTCCTCTACCTTGGTCTGAAAAAGAGCTGGATGCGATTTCCGAGGTTATAGCAGGAAAATTTTATAAGTTTTCAGAGGCAACTGAAGAACGATTCAAATCTGAAGCCCCCAAGCACCGCATCATCCATCTCGCAACACACACAATTATCGACGATAAAGAACCTCTCTATTCAAAGCTCGTCTTTGCCAAAAGCCCAAACGACAAAGAAGACGGACTGCTTCATACTTATGAACTGTATAACATGCAACTCAATGCTGATTTGGCTGTCTTGAGCGCTTGTAATACTGGTTCAGGCAAATTAGTTCGCGGTGAAGGCGTGATGAGCCTTGCCCGTGGCTTTTTCTATGCCGGTTGCCCCAGTATTGTCATGAGTCTATGGGCAATCGACGACCGCTCTACTTCAGTACTTATGCACAATTTCTACGAAAGGCTTTCGGAAGGATTGTCTAAAGATGAGGCTTTACGTGAGGCAAAACTTGCTATGATCAATAGCGGTGATCCTGTGATGTCCAATCCATATTACTGGGCTGGGTTCGTCGCCATAGGTGACACCCATCCTATTCAAATTGAAAAGCCAAGCCAAATGTATTGGGTGTTTGTTGTGCCTTCGGTTGTTATTTTAGCAGGATTTTTTATTGTATTCCGAAAAAAATTTATACAAAAAACGCTGTAA
- a CDS encoding sigma-70 family RNA polymerase sigma factor has product MNLIGELYLRYSNQILLVCSKYFTMSEAEDTTMEIFERLPDQLIKFNVKNFKSWLLSVTNNFCRSKINRNNKIEETSVEYIEEFSESFVEKSLLLSLMDENNNDNREHLYAIVADAFDELDVDQKLCIDLFYVQEKSYKEIEEITQWSFNQIKSHIQNGRRNLRAYIEKKNKNNNMEVDTGQVEDISKIFMEKLSFLRLMYENYKTDSERLEQLIKEAFNRLEETQKLCLDLFYIQEKSYKEIQEITQLSYNQIKNCIEKGRNNIKDYIDRKVNNHEPL; this is encoded by the coding sequence TTGAATCTGATCGGTGAACTCTATTTGCGTTATTCGAATCAAATTTTATTGGTTTGCAGTAAATATTTTACCATGAGTGAGGCCGAAGACACTACAATGGAGATATTTGAGCGACTGCCAGACCAACTAATTAAGTTTAATGTGAAAAATTTCAAGTCGTGGCTGTTATCAGTTACTAATAACTTTTGTCGATCTAAAATAAATAGAAATAATAAAATAGAAGAAACTAGCGTTGAATATATTGAAGAATTTTCAGAAAGTTTTGTGGAAAAATCGTTACTTTTGAGTCTTATGGATGAAAATAATAATGATAACCGGGAACATCTTTACGCGATTGTTGCCGATGCATTTGATGAATTAGACGTAGATCAGAAACTGTGTATTGATCTTTTTTATGTACAAGAAAAAAGCTACAAAGAAATAGAAGAAATAACACAATGGTCGTTTAACCAAATAAAAAGTCATATTCAAAATGGCCGACGGAACCTAAGGGCGTATATTGAAAAGAAAAATAAAAATAATAATATGGAGGTTGATACTGGACAGGTCGAAGATATTTCGAAAATTTTTATGGAAAAATTATCATTTCTGCGTCTTATGTATGAAAACTATAAGACCGATTCTGAAAGGCTGGAACAACTTATCAAAGAAGCTTTCAACAGGTTAGAAGAGACTCAGAAACTTTGCCTTGATCTATTTTACATACAGGAAAAGAGCTATAAAGAAATTCAAGAGATCACTCAATTATCTTATAATCAAATAAAAAATTGTATAGAAAAGGGTCGCAATAATATAAAAGACTATATCGATAGAAAGGTTAATAATCATGAACCGCTCTGA